The genomic interval CCTCCTCGCCCAGCCGCTGCACCTCTTCCCAAATCGCCATCGCGCTCACTTCCGGCACCCACGCTTGCAACAGGCTCGCCGCCCGACGGTACGACATCTCCGTGGCCAATGCGATCGCTTGCGACCGTAGCTGAGGAGACAGCCGCCGATGGGGCTCCAAGCCCAACGCCTCGTCTAAGAGAAAGCGGCGCTCGCCCGTCTGCTTATCCCGGTAGTACCGCCGCCAAATCGTGATCTCACCTACAGTGGTGACCAACGTGCGAGGCTTCCGGTGGATGAGCGCCCATCGCGTCTTGTCTCGCTCCTCCTGCAGCTTCCGATCCATCCCCTCGAACAAAAGTTGGAGGAGCTCATTGGCTGTGCCACGGACGGTGCCACACACGCCCTGCTCCAAGGCCGTGAAGTCACCTGCCTCGTCAACTACATTTTGCAAGCTCGACAGCATCTGCAGGAAGACAGCAAGGACACGTCGAATATCGAGCATAAGAGACCTCACTCTTATGTCCGCGCTGCAACGGACTTTTTTCTTGTCTCAGTGAGGTCTCTTGTCTTTTGCCTCGGAGAATCCTCCCAGAAGCAAACCTTACTCAAACTTTATACGCTCTTCACGAGTGGCTGAAAACTTCGTGTGAATACGGGGGATGTCCGAATCGCGAGGGTGCGTGAACGCAAATCACGGCGCAGGCCAGTCGATGGGTCCGACAAGCCACGCCGCAATAGGATCCCACATCCATCCATGAGTCTACGTGCTCTGTCCAGAGG from Alicyclobacillus vulcanalis carries:
- a CDS encoding UPF0236 family transposase-like protein, yielding MLDIRRVLAVFLQMLSSLQNVVDEAGDFTALEQGVCGTVRGTANELLQLLFEGMDRKLQEERDKTRWALIHRKPRTLVTTVGEITIWRRYYRDKQTGERRFLLDEALGLEPHRRLSPQLRSQAIALATEMSYRRAASLLQAWVPEVSAMAIWEEVQRLGEE